In the Pseudochaenichthys georgianus chromosome 1, fPseGeo1.2, whole genome shotgun sequence genome, one interval contains:
- the wipf2a gene encoding WAS/WASL-interacting protein family member 2 yields the protein MPPPPPPPPPGPPPPPTFHQANINPPKLGSNETKGRGALLSDIHKGARLKKVSGVNDRSSPIIEKSGGGGGGGGGGGGGGGGSGGGGGGGGGGGGPMGLGGLFQGGVPKLRPVGDGSSGGSVGRSALRPPGSRPAAPRPPSGRSSSPSMANKPSTPENQRSHRPSLPDISRPSSAGGMKHSTSAPPPPPPFNRGGARNNAPAAPNQKSHAPTSSSSNNNHSREKPLPPTPSRGHTSPNAVKPPPSSSRPPTGGSSAPPPPPPYRPNTSSGVSNGPSHVDGGGAPELPQRHNSLHKKHTSGERERERGGGERGGGRSQAPPPPPSPSPSSLLGSRPPPPVREPPGRRSAPQVPPNGSRNGSRDAPPPPPPYRGHSTAASELHSRGGKPPPPPSSSSSSSSLSSRTPAGPPPPPPPIRNGHSSIPSSKSIIDDFESKFNFHPVEDLPPPEEYRNFSKVYPSKNNKGMMRGAPPAPPVGR from the exons atgcctcctcctccccccccgccccccccagGACCCCCGCCTCCCCCAACCTTCCATCAG GCGAACATAAATCCTCCCAAACTGGGCTCGAATGAGACCAAAGGCAGAGGAGCGCTGCTGTCGGACATCCATAAAGGCGCCAGACTAAAGAAGGTCTCAGGGGTCAATGACCGGAGCAGCCCCATTATAGAGA AatctggaggaggaggtggtggagGCGGAGGAGGTGGTGGAGGCGGTGGAGGTAGTGGtggaggaggcggaggaggcggaggaggcGGAGGACCAATGGGACTGGGAGGCCTTTTCCAAGGAGGTGTCCCAAAACTACGCCCAGTCGGAG ATGGTTCTTCCGGAGGTTCTGTGGGCAGATCTGCCCTGCGGCCCCCTGGGTCCCGGCCCGCGGCCCCTCGCCCTCCTTCAG gtcgctcctcctctccctccatgGCCAACAAGCCCTCCACTCCTGAGAACCAGCGCTCCCACCGCCCCTCGCTCCCAGACATCTCTCGCCCCTCCTCAGCCGGCGGGATGAAGCACAGCACCtccgccccccctccccctccccccttcaACAGAGGGGGAGCCCGCAACAACGCTCCAGCTGCACCCAATCAGAAATCACACGCTCcaacttcctcctcctccaacaaCAATCACAGCCGAGAGAAGCCCCTCCCTCCGACGCCCAGCAGAGGCCACACCTCTCCCAACGCTGTGAAGCCGCCTCCGTCTTCAAGCCGACCCCCGACAGGCGGTTcttctgctcctcctcctccccctccttacAGACCGAACACATCGAGCGGCGTCTCCAACGGGCCGTCACACGTGGATGGAGGCGGAGCTCCGGAGCTGCCGCAGAGGCACAACTCCCTGCACAAAAAACACACCtcaggagaaagagaaagagagagagggggaggagaaagaggaggaggacgCAGCcaagctcctcctcctcctccctcacccTCTCCTTCCTCCCTGCTGGGCAGCAGACCTCCACCGCCCGTCAGAGAGCCGCCGGGACGCAGATCAG CGCCTCAGGTGCCTCCTAATGGGTCTCGTAACGGATCTCGTgacgctcctcctcctccgccccCGTATCGAGGCCACAGCACTGCGGCCTCAGAGCTTCACAGCCGGGGGGGCaaacctcctcctccaccttcctcttcctcctcctcgtcttccTTATCCTCAAGAACCCCAGCTggaccccctccccctcccccgccCATCAGGAACGGCCACTCCTCCATCCCCTCCTCCAAGTCCATCATAG